One region of Paraburkholderia phymatum STM815 genomic DNA includes:
- a CDS encoding SulP family inorganic anion transporter — translation MKAVTPTESLSHRFPLLQGVFPMSRAQLPHDIVAGITLAALGIPEVMGYTKIAGTPAVTGLYTILLPLVAFALFGASRHLVAAADSATAAILASTLVTVAALGSKEYVGLTSTVALTVAAMLVVARIFRLGFLADFLSRSALVGFLTGVGIQVAAGELAGMIGLAKQGHGPILQVASVVERLGSASYATAAVSAAVLAMIVGCKRLSPRAPGALIAVVGAIAASAIFGFGQRGISVIGEVPGGLPSLSFPPIRWAAMDQVLATAASCFIVIIAQSAATARAYANRYNEHGDDNLDIVGLAVANASAAFTGTFVVNGSPTKTEMVDDAGGRTQIAHLTTAVIVLFVLLFLTKPLAYLPAAVLSAIVFMIGLKLIDVKGMAELFRVQRDEFVVALITAFVVVFVDVMHGIVAAVLLSVIDNTRHSYRLRTRVLTRSETGHWIPHVVAPNVFAAPGIIVYRFEADLFYANAGRFMDEILKLAEQTQPAPRWIVVDASQISNVDYTAGKTLLQLRDELARRGVGIASVAVPEGVSNELERYRALGQKEGRQSIYPTVDAAIDALRDASPNATVAAAPNA, via the coding sequence ATGAAGGCCGTGACACCGACTGAATCACTGTCTCACAGGTTCCCGCTGTTGCAAGGGGTTTTCCCCATGTCCCGCGCCCAGTTGCCGCACGACATTGTTGCGGGCATTACGCTGGCCGCGTTGGGCATTCCGGAAGTCATGGGATACACGAAGATAGCGGGCACGCCTGCGGTGACGGGGCTTTACACGATCCTGCTGCCTCTGGTGGCCTTCGCATTGTTCGGCGCATCGAGGCACCTCGTTGCCGCAGCGGATTCTGCGACAGCCGCAATCCTGGCGAGCACGTTGGTGACCGTTGCTGCACTTGGCAGCAAGGAGTATGTCGGGCTGACCAGCACTGTCGCGCTCACGGTGGCCGCGATGCTCGTCGTGGCACGGATTTTCCGGCTTGGATTTCTTGCCGATTTTCTGTCCCGCAGTGCATTGGTCGGATTTCTGACAGGTGTCGGGATTCAGGTTGCGGCGGGCGAACTGGCTGGGATGATCGGGCTCGCAAAGCAGGGGCATGGCCCCATCCTTCAGGTGGCTTCCGTGGTCGAGCGGCTCGGAAGCGCAAGCTATGCGACAGCAGCGGTATCCGCGGCCGTGCTTGCCATGATCGTGGGCTGCAAGCGCCTTTCGCCGCGAGCGCCGGGGGCGCTTATCGCGGTGGTCGGCGCGATAGCGGCAAGCGCAATTTTCGGCTTCGGCCAGCGGGGTATCAGCGTCATCGGCGAAGTGCCTGGCGGTCTGCCTTCCCTTTCGTTTCCGCCGATACGTTGGGCCGCGATGGATCAGGTGCTCGCTACGGCGGCTTCGTGCTTCATCGTGATCATCGCACAGAGCGCCGCCACTGCACGCGCGTACGCCAACCGGTACAACGAACACGGTGACGATAATCTTGATATCGTTGGGCTCGCAGTAGCCAATGCATCGGCCGCCTTCACGGGCACCTTCGTGGTGAACGGTAGCCCGACCAAGACGGAGATGGTCGACGATGCAGGCGGGCGCACGCAAATTGCGCATTTGACCACGGCAGTCATCGTCCTGTTCGTGCTGCTGTTTTTGACCAAACCGTTGGCTTATCTGCCAGCCGCCGTGTTGTCGGCCATCGTTTTCATGATCGGGTTGAAACTCATCGATGTGAAGGGTATGGCGGAACTCTTTCGCGTTCAGCGCGACGAGTTCGTGGTTGCACTGATCACCGCCTTCGTGGTGGTATTCGTCGATGTGATGCACGGCATCGTCGCCGCCGTTCTTCTGTCGGTGATCGACAACACACGTCACAGCTACCGGTTGCGCACTCGCGTGCTCACTCGCAGCGAGACCGGCCACTGGATTCCACATGTCGTGGCGCCCAATGTGTTCGCCGCGCCCGGAATCATCGTGTATCGCTTTGAGGCTGATCTGTTCTATGCGAACGCTGGCCGCTTCATGGATGAAATCCTGAAGCTTGCAGAACAAACGCAACCGGCGCCACGATGGATCGTCGTCGACGCGTCGCAGATCAGCAATGTCGACTATACGGCGGGCAAGACTCTGCTCCAGCTGAGAGATGAACTGGCGCGGCGGGGCGTCGGTATCGCCTCGGTTGCGGTGCCCGAAGGTGTGAGCAATGAGCTCGAACGGTATCGTGCGCTCGGCCAGAAGGAAGGACGCCAATCTATTTATCCGACGGTCGACGCGGCGATAGATGCGCTCCGCGACGCCAGTCCGAACGCGACTGTAGCGGCCGCTCCTAACGCTTAG
- a CDS encoding DUF2252 domain-containing protein, protein MARIADRTNEKTPGSHCDLTSTDVREHPLPPFHGRGPRASRVMAGKAARSRFPRSSLARCDLPARDVIALLESSNEGRLPALIPIRYGRMVASPFAFYRGAAALMAFDLAQLPRTEIIVQLCGDAHLANFGLFASPERRILFGPNDFDETLPGPFDWDVRRLAASFVIAVRERGFGSHAQRDVVRRLCATFRKQIDRFSEMDPLDVWYHQLNAETMLTVAHSLKEKKMEQAAIAQARRRTSRAEMGHSTETVNGRVQIRDEPPLVYHFPVTNLQEATQFNNSVRHFIADFRDTLPDDRRELLDRYELIDAAMRVVGVGSVGTRCWVALFMADGKCPLFLQVKEARASVLERYLRPSRYANHGQRVATGQRLLQSASDIFLGWANARVTGIDFYVRQLRDMKGAFDISRFDVGDFTEYADLCGHALGHAMAKAGDPALISGYAGTSDAFDEAIEHFALAYADRNEQDWLTLRSAVKTGRIPVMEE, encoded by the coding sequence GTGGCCAGGATCGCCGACCGGACAAATGAGAAGACACCAGGCAGCCATTGTGATCTTACGTCGACGGATGTACGCGAACATCCGCTACCGCCATTTCACGGGCGCGGGCCGCGCGCTTCGCGAGTGATGGCGGGGAAAGCGGCCCGCAGCCGTTTTCCGAGATCCAGCCTCGCACGCTGCGACCTGCCCGCGCGGGATGTCATCGCTTTGCTTGAATCGTCTAACGAAGGACGGTTGCCTGCGTTGATACCCATACGCTATGGCCGCATGGTCGCAAGTCCGTTTGCGTTTTATCGTGGGGCGGCGGCGCTGATGGCGTTCGACCTTGCACAATTGCCGCGCACCGAAATCATCGTCCAGTTGTGCGGCGATGCGCATCTGGCAAATTTCGGCCTGTTCGCGAGCCCCGAGCGCCGAATTCTGTTCGGGCCCAATGATTTCGACGAGACACTGCCCGGTCCGTTTGATTGGGATGTGCGCCGGCTGGCCGCCTCGTTTGTGATTGCCGTTCGGGAACGCGGCTTCGGCTCACACGCCCAACGGGATGTGGTGCGCCGCTTGTGTGCGACGTTTCGCAAGCAGATTGACCGCTTCAGCGAAATGGACCCACTCGATGTCTGGTATCACCAGCTCAACGCCGAGACTATGCTGACCGTCGCCCATTCGTTGAAAGAAAAAAAAATGGAACAGGCGGCCATTGCACAGGCTCGCAGGCGAACGTCGCGTGCTGAAATGGGACACTCGACCGAGACCGTCAATGGGCGGGTGCAGATCAGGGACGAGCCTCCGTTGGTCTATCACTTTCCGGTGACCAACCTGCAAGAAGCAACGCAGTTCAACAATTCCGTCCGCCACTTTATCGCGGACTTCCGCGATACGCTGCCCGACGACCGGCGCGAACTGCTTGATCGCTATGAACTGATTGATGCGGCGATGCGGGTGGTCGGCGTTGGATCGGTCGGCACGCGCTGTTGGGTTGCGCTGTTCATGGCAGACGGTAAGTGCCCGTTGTTCCTTCAAGTCAAGGAAGCCCGTGCGTCGGTGCTTGAGCGCTACCTTCGGCCAAGCCGGTATGCGAACCATGGGCAGCGTGTGGCAACGGGGCAGCGTCTGTTGCAATCGGCAAGTGACATCTTTCTTGGGTGGGCCAACGCTCGTGTGACTGGCATTGACTTTTATGTCCGGCAGTTGCGCGACATGAAGGGAGCGTTCGACATCTCCAGATTCGACGTCGGCGATTTCACGGAATACGCAGACCTGTGCGGGCATGCGCTCGGACATGCGATGGCAAAGGCTGGCGATCCCGCGCTGATAAGCGGATATGCCGGGACGTCGGACGCATTTGACGAGGCCATCGAGCATTTCGCACTCGCTTACGCGGATCGTAACGAGCAGGACTGGCTGACGCTGAGATCGGCGGTAAAGACGGGGCGGATACCTGTGATGGAAGAGTAA
- a CDS encoding DUF4148 domain-containing protein produces MGTFSRFALGALLGVSFAATAYAQASSNSYDPSAPKTRTQVVAELNEWFAAGFNPDEWAHYPDNAEAASIIVAQRRAAAGSAPQMQQ; encoded by the coding sequence ATGGGTACTTTCTCACGCTTTGCTCTCGGTGCGCTGCTCGGCGTGTCCTTTGCGGCCACCGCCTACGCGCAAGCTTCATCGAATTCATACGATCCGTCAGCCCCGAAGACGCGCACCCAGGTGGTCGCCGAATTAAACGAGTGGTTCGCCGCCGGCTTCAACCCTGACGAGTGGGCCCACTATCCGGACAATGCCGAAGCCGCCTCGATCATTGTCGCGCAACGGCGAGCAGCCGCCGGTAGCGCCCCGCAAATGCAGCAATAG
- a CDS encoding porin produces the protein MKVKLKTTASAAALLAVAGAAHAQSSVTLYGTIDSGLLWQNTSAANFLPVASKNPNLGHIFRFKDGGLYSSLWGLKGSEDIGGGYKVNFRLQGSFDSGTGKFQLSDTPNAPALFNQIATVGVSGPFGKFDMGRQLAPMAYAFADTDVRNAWFFGSVLTAWLTMNQQSGWTANSTNGSIGALYDSNALVYNSPTFYGFSAALEYAPGGVAGHFQGGTRESAVLKYSNYGLNLAAVYYNGHDASPYPYPTAGNPGATPIPATGQNNNRFVYFGGKYTWKGLSVSGSFSNGRNPANPNGNLAAGVASGDFDMWTGGIGYRFSPAFELTSGVYYVKDEKHNQNQSTAYVLGADYNLSKTTTLYAQGGYVSNRGTMNQTLVYGQPVAVGKNTAAGMLGIRHAF, from the coding sequence ATGAAGGTGAAACTGAAAACGACGGCATCGGCAGCAGCACTTCTCGCAGTCGCTGGTGCCGCGCACGCGCAATCGTCGGTAACGCTGTACGGCACGATCGATTCGGGCCTGCTGTGGCAAAACACGTCGGCGGCGAATTTTCTGCCGGTCGCTTCGAAGAATCCGAACCTCGGACACATCTTTCGCTTCAAGGACGGCGGTCTCTATTCGAGCCTCTGGGGCCTGAAGGGTAGCGAAGACATCGGCGGCGGCTACAAGGTCAACTTCCGGTTGCAGGGGTCTTTCGACAGCGGCACGGGCAAGTTCCAGCTGAGCGATACGCCGAACGCGCCGGCGCTCTTCAACCAGATTGCGACGGTTGGCGTCTCTGGACCTTTCGGCAAGTTCGACATGGGCCGCCAGCTCGCGCCGATGGCCTATGCATTCGCCGACACCGACGTGCGCAACGCGTGGTTCTTCGGCAGCGTTCTGACTGCGTGGCTGACCATGAACCAGCAGTCGGGCTGGACGGCCAACAGCACGAACGGAAGCATCGGCGCGCTCTATGACAGTAACGCGCTCGTGTATAACTCGCCGACCTTCTATGGCTTTTCTGCCGCGCTCGAATATGCGCCCGGCGGCGTTGCGGGTCATTTCCAGGGCGGTACGCGCGAGTCGGCCGTGCTCAAGTATTCGAACTACGGTCTGAACCTCGCAGCCGTCTACTACAACGGCCATGACGCGAGCCCGTATCCGTATCCGACTGCAGGCAATCCCGGCGCGACGCCGATCCCGGCAACTGGCCAGAACAACAACCGGTTCGTATATTTTGGCGGGAAGTACACGTGGAAGGGTCTCTCGGTCTCGGGGTCTTTCAGCAACGGCCGCAATCCGGCGAATCCGAACGGGAACCTGGCGGCGGGTGTCGCTTCGGGGGATTTCGACATGTGGACGGGAGGCATCGGCTATCGCTTCTCGCCGGCGTTCGAACTCACGTCGGGCGTCTACTATGTGAAGGACGAGAAGCACAACCAGAACCAGTCGACGGCTTATGTGCTGGGCGCCGATTACAACCTGTCCAAGACGACGACGCTGTATGCGCAGGGCGGCTATGTGTCCAACCGTGGCACGATGAATCAGACACTCGTGTACGGACAGCCTGTCGCCGTGGGCAAGAATACGGCTGCAGGCATGCTGGGCATCCGTCACGCCTTCTGA
- a CDS encoding BON domain-containing protein: protein MKANSAHMLAVGGFLIALSIGAWAQGGAATSAPVASTVEASGATPPATGKKADRALRKQVYAAIAKNKEIKAGSISVTARNGAVTLNGTVADNNQVPTIVEIVKGVPGVTSVTSKLVVQKPFGGQ from the coding sequence TTGAAAGCAAACTCAGCACACATGCTGGCTGTCGGCGGATTCCTCATTGCGTTGTCGATCGGCGCGTGGGCTCAAGGCGGTGCGGCAACGAGTGCCCCGGTCGCATCGACTGTCGAGGCGTCGGGTGCAACCCCGCCGGCCACGGGGAAAAAAGCGGATCGGGCACTGCGCAAGCAGGTGTATGCCGCGATCGCAAAGAATAAGGAGATCAAGGCCGGAAGTATCAGTGTCACGGCCAGGAACGGTGCGGTTACGCTGAACGGGACGGTTGCGGATAACAACCAGGTTCCCACAATCGTGGAGATCGTGAAAGGTGTTCCGGGAGTGACGTCCGTCACCAGCAAACTGGTGGTTCAAAAGCCGTTTGGTGGTCAGTAG
- a CDS encoding MFS transporter produces the protein MLMQHAEPTAGDVPATQSDVRAYAWVVFALTVGLLLSDYMSRQVLNAVFPLLKSAWDLSDARLGALSSIVALMVGVLTFPLSVLADRWGRVKSIVLMAAMWSLATLGCAISTTYGEMLVARAFVGIGEAAYGSVGIAVVLSIFPTRLRSTLTGAFMAGGAFGSVLGMAVGGAVAAHLGWRWAFGAMAVLGIVLVVFYRFIVTEKRVAPLQSSCVNARPEGIGVRMSLRALMKGLFSTKSVVCAYVGSGIHLLVPAAVWAWMPSFLNRYYGMAPGKAAMIGALFVLVTGLGMVVCGNLADRLSKHSRERKWGTAIVFCLICFVLLAIGFRMPAGPLQLVFIGVGMFFSAGASGPSGAMVANLTPPSIHASAFATLTLANNLLGLAPAAVLTGILADHMGLLGALQLVPFAPLIATLAFYIGKRNYGRDMDRVNALRERAALC, from the coding sequence ATGCTGATGCAGCATGCCGAACCCACCGCTGGCGACGTGCCGGCGACGCAATCGGATGTGCGTGCTTACGCCTGGGTGGTTTTTGCACTGACGGTCGGACTGCTGCTATCCGACTACATGTCGCGGCAGGTTCTGAATGCCGTGTTTCCGCTGCTCAAGTCTGCATGGGATCTCTCCGACGCCCGGCTGGGGGCGCTAAGCAGTATCGTGGCGCTGATGGTGGGTGTGCTCACGTTTCCGCTGTCCGTGCTCGCGGACCGCTGGGGCCGCGTGAAGAGCATCGTGCTGATGGCGGCGATGTGGAGTCTGGCCACCCTCGGCTGCGCGATTTCGACGACCTACGGTGAAATGCTGGTGGCCCGCGCTTTCGTCGGTATCGGCGAAGCTGCGTATGGCAGCGTCGGTATCGCGGTCGTCCTGAGCATTTTCCCGACGCGGTTGCGCTCCACGCTGACAGGCGCGTTCATGGCGGGCGGGGCGTTCGGCTCGGTGCTCGGCATGGCGGTCGGCGGCGCGGTCGCTGCGCATCTCGGCTGGCGCTGGGCATTCGGCGCGATGGCGGTGCTCGGCATCGTGCTCGTCGTGTTCTACCGGTTCATCGTGACGGAAAAGCGCGTGGCCCCGCTGCAGTCTTCCTGCGTGAATGCGCGGCCCGAGGGCATCGGTGTGCGCATGAGTCTGCGTGCGCTGATGAAAGGACTGTTCTCCACGAAATCCGTGGTCTGTGCGTATGTGGGTAGCGGTATTCATCTGCTCGTGCCTGCTGCCGTATGGGCGTGGATGCCGAGCTTCCTGAATCGCTACTACGGCATGGCGCCCGGCAAGGCCGCGATGATCGGCGCGCTGTTTGTGCTGGTGACGGGGCTGGGCATGGTGGTGTGCGGCAACCTCGCGGACCGGCTCAGCAAGCATTCGCGGGAAAGGAAGTGGGGAACCGCGATCGTTTTTTGCCTGATCTGCTTCGTGCTGCTCGCGATTGGATTCCGCATGCCGGCCGGCCCGCTGCAACTGGTCTTCATCGGCGTGGGGATGTTTTTCAGCGCGGGCGCAAGCGGCCCGTCGGGCGCGATGGTGGCCAACCTCACGCCGCCTTCGATCCACGCATCGGCGTTTGCAACATTGACGCTCGCGAACAACCTGCTGGGTCTGGCTCCCGCCGCTGTCCTGACGGGGATCCTCGCCGACCACATGGGTCTGCTCGGTGCGCTGCAACTCGTGCCGTTCGCGCCACTCATTGCCACGTTGGCGTTCTACATCGGAAAGCGCAACTATGGCCGCGACATGGACCGTGTGAACGCGTTACGGGAGCGGGCAGCGCTCTGCTGA
- a CDS encoding BKACE family enzyme gives MQFLDDSLHPEHQDKVVITVAPYGPEWMPEDFPEDIPVTMEAQVQKAVDCYNAGATVLHLHVRELDGKGSKRLSKFNELIAGVRAAVPDMIIQVGGSISFAPENDGQAAKWLSDDTRHMLAELDPKPDQVTVAINTTQMNIMELLYPEYLAGTSLANPAYQAAYSEMTVPAGPAWVEEHLRRLQASGIQPHFQLTGMHALETLERLVRKGVYTGPLNLTWIGIGGGFDGPNPFNFFNFIHRAPNGCTLTAESLLKNVLPFNTMALAMGLHPRCGIEDTIIDQHGNRMTSVQQIEQTVRIARELGREIASGKEAREIYRIGVQYRDADETLAANGMAPNRKAGVKNLPLRAA, from the coding sequence ATGCAATTTCTCGACGACTCGCTGCACCCGGAGCATCAGGACAAGGTGGTGATCACTGTTGCGCCGTACGGGCCCGAATGGATGCCGGAAGACTTCCCTGAAGACATTCCCGTGACGATGGAAGCACAGGTCCAGAAGGCCGTCGACTGCTACAACGCAGGCGCCACGGTGCTGCATCTGCACGTGCGCGAACTCGACGGCAAGGGCTCGAAGCGTCTGTCGAAGTTCAACGAACTGATCGCCGGCGTGCGCGCCGCCGTGCCTGACATGATCATCCAGGTGGGCGGGTCGATTTCGTTCGCACCGGAAAACGACGGCCAGGCTGCGAAGTGGCTCTCCGACGACACGCGTCACATGCTCGCCGAACTCGATCCGAAGCCGGATCAGGTCACCGTCGCGATCAACACGACGCAGATGAACATCATGGAGCTGCTGTATCCGGAATACCTCGCCGGCACCTCGCTCGCGAATCCGGCGTACCAGGCCGCGTACAGCGAGATGACGGTGCCCGCCGGTCCCGCCTGGGTCGAAGAGCATCTTCGCCGTCTGCAGGCATCGGGCATTCAGCCGCATTTCCAGCTGACGGGCATGCACGCGCTCGAGACGCTCGAACGGCTGGTGCGCAAGGGCGTCTACACGGGCCCGCTGAACCTGACGTGGATCGGCATCGGCGGCGGCTTCGACGGTCCGAACCCGTTCAACTTCTTCAACTTCATTCATCGCGCGCCGAACGGCTGCACGCTGACGGCCGAATCGCTGCTGAAGAACGTGCTGCCGTTCAACACGATGGCGCTGGCGATGGGTCTGCATCCGCGCTGCGGCATCGAAGACACGATCATCGATCAGCACGGCAACCGCATGACCTCGGTGCAGCAGATCGAGCAGACGGTGCGCATTGCGCGGGAACTGGGCCGTGAGATCGCGAGCGGCAAGGAAGCGCGCGAGATCTACCGGATCGGCGTGCAATACCGCGACGCGGACGAGACGCTCGCCGCTAACGGCATGGCGCCGAACCGCAAAGCGGGCGTGAAAAACCTTCCGCTGCGCGCGGCATAG
- a CDS encoding DUF3047 domain-containing protein, with product MLPPSFPRTRKPAAWPLRIAVCTALLLTPLALLAQDEKPGIAFSTMEPGASLPATWKNLPVAKGKAITHYTLVKDGQTIVLQADANRSASALMHDGNIDLSRTPVVTWRWKADKPIEDADNRVGSKEDAPARLVFAFDGDKSKLSMFDRAKMDLAKSIGGQELPYATLMYVWSANAAPGTAIANPHTKRVQMIVLSGQPGDAGQWQSLRRNIVKDYEKVFHEPPGRITGYGLLTDTDNTGAEVRAWYGDIEFLPGP from the coding sequence ATGCTTCCACCATCTTTTCCTCGTACGCGGAAACCGGCGGCCTGGCCACTGCGGATCGCCGTGTGCACCGCTCTGCTGCTGACGCCGCTAGCCCTTCTTGCACAGGACGAAAAACCGGGCATTGCCTTTTCGACGATGGAGCCCGGCGCATCCTTGCCGGCGACCTGGAAGAACCTGCCCGTCGCGAAAGGTAAAGCGATCACGCACTACACGCTCGTCAAGGACGGCCAGACGATCGTTCTGCAGGCCGACGCAAATCGCTCCGCGTCTGCGCTGATGCACGACGGCAACATCGATCTGAGCCGTACCCCCGTCGTGACATGGCGCTGGAAAGCGGACAAGCCGATCGAGGACGCCGACAACCGGGTGGGATCGAAGGAAGACGCGCCCGCGCGGCTGGTCTTCGCTTTCGACGGTGACAAGAGCAAGCTTTCGATGTTCGACCGCGCGAAGATGGACCTGGCCAAAAGCATCGGGGGACAGGAGTTGCCCTATGCCACACTGATGTATGTCTGGTCGGCCAATGCTGCGCCCGGCACCGCCATCGCCAACCCTCATACCAAACGCGTACAGATGATCGTGTTGTCTGGCCAGCCCGGCGATGCAGGTCAGTGGCAAAGCCTGCGTCGCAACATCGTGAAAGACTACGAGAAGGTCTTTCATGAACCGCCGGGACGGATTACCGGCTACGGCCTGCTGACGGATACCGACAACACGGGCGCCGAGGTGCGCGCCTGGTACGGAGACATCGAGTTCCTGCCCGGACCATGA
- a CDS encoding ATP-dependent Clp protease proteolytic subunit has translation MQFTGRTRLLPYLSFTVLMVPGAAPAMDFKLDTQPQSGLKVVRADGRIQDGDAEKFTQIAKLAGRDNEGLVVLVLNSPGGNVEAAFRVVDAMDKVRVYTVVPDRAKCASACASILFASGERRSVMGTGTLGFHSCYRRDGKSYAADSLCNEIIAANAMQRGISQAAINRFVKRYGAGDMAWVGRDIACTSLQGLCKPGLLESRYTSQASPMHGLDCSKLISVQARLICGDEELTRIDRTLAKIYAQKMNASSNKSRLRADQRAWIRSSRDACDDKACLLRSYRQRIDELKRMPS, from the coding sequence ATGCAATTCACCGGGCGCACACGGTTGCTGCCGTACCTGAGCTTCACTGTGCTGATGGTTCCCGGCGCAGCGCCCGCGATGGATTTCAAGCTCGACACTCAACCGCAAAGCGGGCTGAAAGTGGTGCGGGCCGACGGGCGCATCCAGGACGGCGATGCGGAGAAATTCACGCAGATCGCCAAACTCGCAGGCCGCGATAACGAAGGACTCGTCGTACTCGTTCTGAACAGTCCGGGAGGTAACGTCGAGGCCGCGTTTCGTGTCGTCGATGCGATGGATAAAGTCCGCGTCTACACGGTCGTTCCCGATCGCGCGAAGTGCGCATCCGCTTGCGCTTCGATCCTGTTTGCGTCAGGGGAACGCCGAAGCGTCATGGGTACGGGCACGCTCGGTTTTCACAGCTGCTACCGGCGCGATGGGAAAAGCTACGCCGCGGATTCGCTCTGCAACGAGATCATCGCCGCCAATGCGATGCAAAGAGGGATCAGCCAGGCGGCCATCAATCGCTTCGTCAAACGCTATGGTGCGGGAGACATGGCATGGGTCGGGCGCGACATCGCGTGCACATCGCTGCAGGGACTCTGCAAGCCGGGGCTGCTCGAAAGCCGGTACACATCCCAAGCGTCACCCATGCACGGTCTGGATTGCAGCAAGCTCATCTCGGTTCAGGCACGCCTCATTTGCGGGGACGAAGAGCTGACCCGCATCGACAGAACATTGGCCAAAATCTACGCGCAGAAGATGAATGCTTCGTCGAACAAGAGCCGCCTGCGCGCCGACCAGCGCGCATGGATTCGCAGTTCGCGTGATGCATGCGACGACAAGGCCTGCCTGCTGCGCAGCTACCGTCAGCGCATCGACGAACTCAAGCGCATGCCGTCGTAA